The proteins below come from a single Iocasia fonsfrigidae genomic window:
- the gyrA gene encoding DNA gyrase subunit A yields MAEDLNRGKILQVDIDEQMRGAYLDYSMSVIVSRALPDVRDGLKPVHRRILYSLHELGMTPNKPHKKSARIVGEVLGKYHPHGDAAVYATMVRMAQDFSFRYPLVDGHGNFGSIDGDSAAAMRYTEARMSSITTELLKDIDKDTVDFAPNFDESLEEPAVLPSRLPNLLINGTSGIAVGMATSIPPHNLREVIDGTIAFIDNPDMEIVDLMKIIKGPDFPTGGLIMGKNSIYKAYKNGRGKLTVRAKVRIEENENEKSRIIVDEIPYQVNKAKLIEKIAELVRNDKISGISDLRDESDRNGLRIMIELKQGEMPQVILNQLYKYTRMQVTFSVIMIALVNGLPKTLNLKEMMGYYIEHQKEVVTRRTRYNLNNAEARAHILEGYRIALDNIDEIVQLIKNAPDVNTAKEGLINRFGLSDKQADAILRMRLQSLTGLERDKIEDEYQDLLKKIAYLKSILADESKLLGIIKEELLAIKEKYQDERRTEIRNKAVDLDVEDLIAEEQMVITLTHQGYIKRMHVDTYRSQRRGGRGIIGLNTKDEDFVEDIFITSTHHYFLFFTNKGRVYRLRVFEIPEASRQARGTAIVNLLSLEEEERVTTVIPIREFDNKRYLVMVTKNGLIKKTPLIEYESHYTGLIGINLRDNDELIDVKYTDGEQNIIIATYMGKAIHFNESDVRTTGRISMGVKAITLNNDDFVIGMGVDSEGEDLLIITKNGYGKRTPLSEYRLQSRGGKGLITANITEKNGNLAGIKVVDDHYDLIIITSEGIIIRTNVAEISQTGRNTQGVKVIRIDEGDKVVSLARMYSDDDAEEIKED; encoded by the coding sequence ATGGCGGAAGATCTTAATAGAGGTAAGATATTACAGGTTGATATAGATGAACAGATGAGAGGGGCTTATCTTGATTATTCGATGAGTGTTATTGTTAGTAGGGCTTTACCTGATGTAAGGGACGGCTTGAAACCAGTACATCGTAGAATTTTATATTCCCTTCATGAATTGGGAATGACACCTAATAAACCCCATAAAAAATCTGCTAGAATAGTTGGAGAGGTACTTGGTAAATATCATCCACATGGTGATGCAGCGGTTTATGCTACAATGGTTAGAATGGCCCAGGATTTCTCTTTTCGTTACCCACTGGTTGATGGTCATGGTAATTTTGGTTCTATTGATGGTGATTCAGCTGCAGCAATGCGTTATACTGAGGCCAGGATGTCCAGTATTACAACTGAGTTATTAAAGGATATTGATAAAGATACTGTTGATTTTGCACCAAATTTTGATGAATCACTGGAAGAACCAGCAGTACTGCCGTCCCGTTTACCAAATCTATTAATTAATGGTACTTCAGGAATAGCTGTAGGTATGGCTACCAGTATTCCACCACATAATTTAAGAGAGGTAATAGATGGGACTATTGCTTTTATAGACAACCCTGACATGGAGATTGTTGATTTAATGAAAATTATTAAAGGACCTGATTTCCCTACTGGTGGGTTAATTATGGGGAAAAACAGTATCTATAAAGCCTATAAAAATGGTAGGGGTAAATTAACTGTCAGGGCAAAGGTAAGGATAGAGGAAAATGAGAATGAGAAGTCAAGGATAATAGTTGATGAAATTCCTTATCAAGTAAATAAAGCTAAATTAATTGAAAAAATAGCTGAACTTGTCAGAAATGATAAAATTAGTGGTATAAGTGATCTTCGTGATGAATCTGACCGTAATGGTTTAAGGATAATGATTGAACTTAAACAGGGAGAAATGCCACAGGTAATTTTAAACCAATTATATAAATATACTAGAATGCAGGTAACCTTTAGTGTTATAATGATTGCTTTGGTTAATGGTTTACCCAAAACATTAAACCTTAAAGAAATGATGGGTTATTATATTGAACATCAAAAAGAAGTGGTTACCCGTCGTACCAGGTATAATTTAAATAATGCTGAGGCCAGGGCACATATACTGGAAGGTTACCGGATTGCTCTGGATAATATTGATGAGATTGTTCAGTTAATTAAAAATGCCCCTGATGTAAATACTGCTAAAGAAGGTTTAATTAATAGATTTGGCCTTAGTGATAAACAGGCTGATGCTATTTTGAGAATGAGATTACAGAGTTTAACTGGTTTAGAGAGGGATAAGATTGAAGATGAATACCAGGATTTATTAAAAAAGATTGCTTATTTAAAATCAATTTTGGCAGATGAAAGTAAATTATTGGGTATTATTAAAGAAGAACTATTAGCTATCAAAGAAAAATATCAGGATGAAAGAAGGACAGAAATCAGGAATAAAGCGGTGGATCTTGATGTTGAAGATTTGATTGCTGAAGAACAAATGGTAATAACCCTGACCCATCAGGGATATATTAAGCGAATGCATGTTGATACATACCGTAGTCAACGGAGAGGTGGTAGGGGAATTATTGGTCTTAATACCAAAGATGAAGATTTTGTTGAAGATATTTTTATTACCTCTACCCATCACTACTTCCTTTTCTTTACTAATAAAGGGCGGGTTTACCGTTTAAGAGTATTTGAAATACCTGAAGCGAGTCGTCAGGCCAGGGGAACAGCGATTGTAAACCTTTTGAGTCTGGAAGAAGAGGAAAGGGTTACAACTGTAATACCTATCAGGGAATTTGATAATAAGAGATATCTAGTTATGGTTACTAAAAATGGTTTAATTAAAAAAACACCATTAATAGAATATGAATCACATTATACTGGGTTAATAGGGATTAATCTAAGGGATAATGATGAATTAATTGATGTAAAATATACTGATGGTGAACAGAATATAATTATCGCTACCTATATGGGTAAAGCTATTCACTTTAATGAATCAGATGTTAGGACAACAGGACGAATTTCTATGGGGGTTAAAGCTATTACCTTAAATAACGATGACTTTGTAATTGGTATGGGAGTAGATAGTGAAGGTGAGGATTTATTAATCATAACAAAAAATGGTTATGGTAAAAGAACGCCACTTTCAGAATACCGCTTACAGAGTAGGGGTGGTAAGGGATTAATAACTGCTAATATTACTGAAAAGAATGGTAATCTAGCAGGTATTAAGGTTGTTGATGACCATTATGACCTTATTATTATAACCAGTGAGGGGATTATTATCAGAACTAATGTAGCTGAGATTTCCCAGACAGGTCGTAATACCCAGGGGGTTAAAGTAATTAGAATAGATGAAGGTGATAAAGTTGTATCACTTGCCAGAATGTATTCAGATGATGATGCAGAGGAAATAAAAGAAGATTAA
- a CDS encoding sugar ABC transporter substrate-binding protein, whose amino-acid sequence MKHIRLLYCLIIMTILLSACDREMSSPVPTKITIGVSMASMKEDVFHFMKEAMYDNKESNKTEIIWKDAKKDQDKQNKDVDELIRKKVDGIIINPVNSQKSASLVKKIKQANIPVIALDRLIYNVKLDAYIEANNFEVGILQANYLVEQLKHKGKIMILKGDKNNNTAYEITQGNKEIFKKEANITIVAETWHKGWSPELAEKTVRSILNKHPDIKGIIANNSNMIMAAVKVLKEKNLTDKIITIGADANKEACLAIARGEHDADVDKMPYIQGLTAFKITTLILRGRPWLFDTKIKNGDYIIATKITPVDLIDKYNIVNLEERWPELKKIIYK is encoded by the coding sequence ATGAAACATATCAGGCTATTATATTGTTTAATAATAATGACCATACTACTATCTGCCTGTGATAGAGAGATGAGCAGTCCAGTTCCTACTAAAATAACTATTGGTGTTAGTATGGCAAGTATGAAAGAAGATGTCTTCCATTTTATGAAAGAGGCTATGTATGATAATAAGGAAAGTAATAAGACAGAAATAATCTGGAAGGATGCTAAAAAAGATCAAGATAAACAAAATAAAGATGTAGATGAACTAATAAGGAAAAAAGTCGATGGGATTATCATTAATCCAGTAAATTCCCAGAAATCAGCTAGTTTAGTAAAGAAGATCAAACAGGCCAATATACCAGTTATTGCTCTGGACCGTCTTATTTATAATGTAAAACTTGATGCCTATATTGAAGCAAACAACTTTGAAGTTGGTATCCTTCAGGCCAATTACCTTGTAGAACAATTAAAACATAAAGGAAAGATAATGATACTTAAAGGAGATAAAAACAATAATACTGCCTATGAGATAACACAGGGTAATAAAGAAATATTTAAAAAAGAAGCAAATATAACAATTGTTGCTGAAACATGGCATAAAGGATGGTCCCCTGAACTTGCCGAAAAAACTGTACGCAGTATACTAAATAAACATCCTGATATCAAAGGAATTATCGCCAATAATAGCAATATGATTATGGCAGCAGTAAAAGTTCTTAAAGAAAAAAACTTAACAGATAAGATAATTACAATAGGGGCTGATGCAAATAAAGAAGCCTGTTTAGCTATAGCTCGGGGAGAACATGATGCTGATGTAGATAAAATGCCCTATATTCAGGGTTTAACAGCATTTAAAATTACTACTTTGATATTAAGGGGTAGACCATGGCTATTTGATACTAAAATAAAAAATGGTGATTATATTATAGCCACTAAAATTACCCCTGTTGATTTAATTGATAAATATAATATTGTAAACCTAGAAGAAAGATGGCCAGAATTAAAAAAAATAATATATAAATAA
- a CDS encoding spore germination protein, which yields MIVVDKRGKRIEEIINSGTDRPQKKAKEKELSSNIEKNINLLKDIIGFSDDVVFRFFRLGNKLGIKAIIIFIDGLVDKQTINESILQPLLIEEFSVEDIKELSNSDMISFIEKNTMTINELEIVDKLDDLIQGLLNGDTVLLIDGYKKGFVLNSKGWDKRGVQEPESETVIRGPRDGFTETLRVNTALIRRRIKHPALRIKGQRLGNISNTDVVICYIEGIANKYIVEEVKERVNNISIDAVQESGYIEQLIEDNHFTLFPQILSTERPDRVASNLLEGRVALLVDGTPFALIMPVTISIFLQSPEDYYDRFIIGTFVRLLRFSAGLIALTLPAVYIAVIAFHPEMIPTQLALAFAGGRGAVPFPSYIEAFVMTALMELLREGSLRLPNPIGPTIGIVGALIIGEAAVSASIVSPFMVIVVATTTIASFAIPDYSSAIALRLIKFPLMILTSIFGLYGLLLGLIFFTIHLASLKSFGIPYLTPFGPSRLNDLQDAIIRIPLWQMFKRPEFLRTKNQQRFSAKGDDDQNERTR from the coding sequence ATGATAGTGGTGGATAAGAGAGGAAAAAGGATTGAAGAGATAATAAATAGTGGTACTGATCGACCGCAAAAAAAAGCAAAAGAAAAAGAATTGTCATCAAATATTGAAAAGAATATTAACTTATTAAAAGATATTATTGGGTTTAGTGATGATGTAGTTTTCAGGTTTTTTAGACTGGGCAATAAATTAGGAATTAAAGCAATTATTATTTTTATAGATGGTTTAGTAGATAAACAGACTATCAATGAGAGTATTTTACAACCACTATTAATTGAAGAATTTTCTGTTGAAGATATTAAAGAATTATCCAATAGTGATATGATAAGTTTTATAGAAAAGAATACAATGACAATTAATGAATTAGAGATAGTTGATAAATTGGATGATTTAATACAGGGTTTACTTAATGGTGATACAGTTTTATTAATAGATGGTTATAAAAAGGGTTTTGTACTCAATAGTAAAGGATGGGATAAAAGGGGAGTTCAGGAACCAGAATCTGAGACAGTAATCAGGGGTCCCAGAGACGGTTTTACTGAAACCTTAAGGGTAAATACAGCTTTAATAAGGAGAAGGATAAAACACCCTGCCTTGAGAATTAAGGGTCAGAGATTAGGTAATATTTCTAATACAGATGTGGTGATATGTTATATAGAAGGCATTGCTAATAAATACATAGTTGAGGAAGTAAAGGAAAGGGTAAATAATATTTCTATTGATGCTGTACAGGAATCAGGTTATATAGAACAATTGATAGAAGATAATCATTTTACTTTGTTTCCCCAAATCCTTTCAACAGAGAGACCGGATAGAGTAGCTTCTAACCTCCTGGAAGGGAGAGTGGCATTACTGGTGGATGGCACCCCTTTTGCCCTTATTATGCCTGTAACAATTTCTATTTTTCTACAGTCCCCAGAAGATTATTATGACCGCTTTATAATAGGAACCTTTGTCAGGTTGTTGAGGTTTTCGGCGGGTCTTATTGCTTTAACCTTGCCTGCAGTTTATATAGCCGTTATAGCTTTTCACCCTGAAATGATACCTACCCAGCTGGCTTTAGCGTTTGCAGGTGGTAGGGGTGCTGTTCCTTTCCCTTCATATATAGAGGCCTTTGTTATGACAGCTTTAATGGAATTATTGAGAGAGGGTAGTTTGCGTTTGCCTAATCCAATTGGCCCAACTATTGGTATAGTAGGGGCACTTATTATTGGTGAAGCAGCTGTAAGTGCCAGTATAGTTAGTCCATTTATGGTAATAGTTGTGGCCACTACTACTATTGCATCTTTTGCTATTCCAGATTATAGTAGTGCAATTGCTTTAAGATTAATTAAATTTCCTTTAATGATACTGACTTCAATATTTGGTCTTTACGGTCTATTACTGGGATTAATATTTTTTACTATCCATCTGGCGAGTTTAAAATCTTTTGGAATACCTTATCTTACTCCATTTGGTCCTTCACGATTAAATGATTTACAGGATGCTATTATTCGAATTCCTCTGTGGCAGATGTTTAAAAGACCTGAATTTTTAAGAACAAAAAATCAGCAGCGTTTTTCTGCTAAAGGGGATGATGATCAAAATGAAAGAACACGGTAA
- a CDS encoding GerAB/ArcD/ProY family transporter, with protein sequence MMIKMKEHGKVTERQFAGIIANTLIGAGSLVLPRTITKAAGTAAWLSILIGGLFSFLIIFLIVKIGFRFPEETLMEYSNRVLGKIFGNSISLLFCFYWLLLCSLVLRVFASMLSSAVLLNTPIEFIIISMLFLIIYYINHDIEVIGRVNELYFIFLIIPVIIGIFLSMKEIQVIRLMPVMGQKGFSSIVKGTLNSFFSFLGFEIIVLFLPSLVTPKLAYNYAIKGLISPLIIYLAIVISAIGVFGIEELQNLTWPTLEVIKVIRFPGLILERVEAIFISFWVIAIFTTAGNLLYSSVLGMTQVFKLEDHKTLIYPLMPVVFFIAIFPDNVYQVFYYMEISSIIGTFLVFAIPLLIYVLSIMRNIRGDEQA encoded by the coding sequence ATGATGATCAAAATGAAAGAACACGGTAAGGTAACAGAGAGACAGTTTGCTGGTATTATTGCTAATACACTTATTGGTGCTGGTAGTCTGGTATTACCAAGGACTATCACCAAAGCAGCTGGTACTGCTGCCTGGTTATCAATATTAATAGGTGGTTTATTTTCCTTCCTAATTATATTTCTAATAGTAAAAATAGGCTTTCGTTTCCCTGAAGAGACTTTAATGGAATATAGTAATCGTGTTTTAGGTAAGATCTTTGGTAATAGTATTAGTCTGTTGTTTTGTTTTTATTGGTTATTGCTATGTTCTCTGGTTTTAAGGGTATTTGCCTCTATGTTAAGTAGTGCAGTATTATTAAATACACCAATAGAGTTTATTATTATAAGTATGTTATTCTTAATTATTTACTATATAAATCATGATATTGAAGTAATTGGAAGGGTCAATGAACTCTATTTTATTTTTTTAATTATACCAGTAATTATAGGTATTTTTTTATCAATGAAAGAAATACAAGTTATAAGGCTAATGCCTGTAATGGGACAGAAGGGATTTAGTAGTATAGTAAAAGGTACGCTAAATTCTTTTTTCTCATTTTTAGGGTTTGAAATAATAGTATTATTTTTACCTTCACTGGTAACACCTAAATTAGCATATAATTATGCAATCAAGGGATTGATAAGTCCTTTAATAATCTATCTGGCAATTGTAATCTCAGCTATTGGTGTTTTTGGTATTGAGGAACTGCAAAATTTAACCTGGCCGACCTTGGAAGTAATTAAGGTTATACGCTTTCCTGGATTAATTCTGGAAAGGGTAGAGGCAATTTTTATATCTTTCTGGGTAATAGCAATTTTTACAACAGCAGGTAACCTTTTATATAGTTCTGTACTAGGGATGACACAAGTATTTAAACTGGAAGACCATAAAACACTTATCTACCCCTTAATGCCTGTTGTTTTCTTTATAGCTATTTTCCCGGACAATGTTTATCAGGTCTTTTATTATATGGAAATTTCAAGTATAATAGGGACATTTTTAGTATTTGCAATTCCCCTGTTAATTTATGTACTATCAATTATGAGGAATATTAGGGGAGATGAACAGGCTTGA
- a CDS encoding Ger(x)C family spore germination protein, protein MKKSLSILMLIVLTISSLTGCWDLKDIDQRAIILAIGIDYADVARPNNFEQRNMIKLTAQLAIPQKLGGGAGQQLPMGEETVWNITAVGRNVAMALMHLKERLQHRIFLGHIRVLVINEEVARDGLNVHLNYFRNNPEFRRLSYLLISEKPAERVLNTFPKTAPIQALYLMNMIESELNSGTMADIPFIEFIIRLVNKGIDPVAVLIDCTENNLKNSGLAVFRGEKMVGKLNIEETWNYIQIAEKRIGGLEVVRDVEDELGRVIVEFSGLQSKMRPILLDNGRFRFMVDLLVEGKSIYQETQTDYENSILFRQLEERVSKEFIKEIERLFYLVQHKYQADIFGFGEMVRAYKPEEWEKIESWHKKFIEADLNLSCRARIRRIGMSTFKQK, encoded by the coding sequence TTGAAAAAAAGTTTAAGTATATTAATGTTAATAGTATTGACTATTTCCTCCCTTACAGGGTGTTGGGATCTTAAGGATATTGACCAAAGAGCAATTATTCTAGCTATTGGGATAGATTATGCTGATGTTGCACGTCCTAATAATTTTGAGCAGCGAAATATGATTAAATTAACTGCTCAATTAGCTATACCGCAAAAATTAGGTGGTGGAGCAGGTCAACAACTACCTATGGGGGAAGAGACTGTCTGGAATATAACTGCAGTAGGAAGAAATGTAGCAATGGCTTTAATGCATTTAAAAGAAAGGCTGCAACACAGAATATTTTTAGGGCATATCAGGGTTTTAGTAATTAATGAGGAAGTAGCCAGAGATGGTCTAAATGTACATCTGAATTATTTTAGAAATAACCCTGAATTCCGTCGTTTAAGTTACTTGTTAATCAGTGAAAAACCTGCTGAAAGGGTTTTAAATACTTTTCCTAAGACAGCCCCCATACAGGCCCTTTATCTAATGAATATGATCGAATCAGAGCTTAATAGTGGCACAATGGCTGATATACCGTTTATTGAGTTTATAATCCGTTTAGTAAATAAGGGGATAGATCCAGTAGCAGTCCTGATAGATTGTACAGAAAACAATCTAAAAAATTCCGGGCTGGCTGTTTTTCGGGGGGAAAAAATGGTTGGCAAATTGAATATTGAAGAGACCTGGAATTATATTCAGATAGCAGAGAAAAGAATCGGTGGTTTAGAGGTAGTAAGGGATGTGGAGGATGAATTAGGCCGGGTTATTGTTGAGTTTTCTGGTTTACAGAGTAAAATGAGGCCTATATTACTTGATAATGGACGGTTTAGATTTATGGTAGATTTACTGGTTGAAGGAAAATCTATTTATCAGGAAACCCAGACTGATTATGAAAATTCTATTTTATTTAGGCAGCTTGAAGAAAGGGTTAGTAAGGAGTTTATCAAAGAGATAGAGAGACTATTTTATTTAGTACAGCATAAATACCAGGCGGATATCTTTGGATTTGGTGAAATGGTAAGAGCATATAAACCTGAAGAATGGGAAAAAATAGAGAGCTGGCATAAAAAGTTTATCGAAGCTGATCTTAATCTAAGCTGTAGGGCTAGGATTAGAAGGATAGGAATGAGTACCTTTAAGCAGAAATAA
- a CDS encoding CLC_0170 family protein, with translation MIDFLINVLDYIAHNIYSPYLVFLFIISGLLSFFIDTDYAHFYANYKDYIFSFFFGLLNISIGIILLLLNILHTRYIF, from the coding sequence ATGATAGACTTTCTGATTAATGTATTAGATTATATAGCCCATAATATTTATTCACCATATCTGGTCTTTTTATTTATCATTTCTGGTCTATTATCGTTTTTTATAGATACTGATTATGCACACTTTTATGCTAACTACAAGGACTATATCTTTTCCTTTTTCTTTGGTCTATTAAATATTTCTATTGGTATAATCTTATTATTACTCAATATACTTCATACCCGGTACATATTTTAA
- a CDS encoding ferredoxin family protein, producing MGNFIKDNDNPLKYTTIKIAKQSHIHIKEKDPCLSNCENKPCTYYCPTRVFSWSNKEIKVDYKRCIECGACPWGCPYDNIKWSFPPGGYGVNYEI from the coding sequence ATGGGAAATTTTATCAAAGATAATGATAATCCACTTAAATATACAACAATTAAAATTGCTAAACAATCACATATTCATATCAAAGAAAAAGATCCCTGTCTTAGTAACTGTGAAAATAAACCCTGTACATATTATTGCCCAACAAGGGTCTTTTCCTGGTCTAATAAAGAAATCAAAGTTGATTATAAAAGATGTATAGAATGTGGAGCCTGTCCTTGGGGATGTCCTTATGACAATATAAAATGGTCTTTTCCCCCAGGCGGTTACGGTGTTAACTATGAGATCTAG
- a CDS encoding FAD-dependent oxidoreductase, whose protein sequence is MGNDRYDVIIVGAGPAGSSAAYFCAKNNLSVALIERGDFPGSKNMFGGVIYSKPTSIIIPGFWEKAPLERAVTRYILWLMETDSVVEMGFTGFNFAKPPYNTFTVIRSRFDRWFAEQAVTAGSHLMTSTLVEALIYKKSGLNQKQVTGVILEDGSKIYADLIILAEGAMADLTHKAGMRQKITADMLTIYVKEILYLPKEIIEARFNLEKNEGAVIGMIGYPTAGAIGKGGIWINNDTISLTVGAYLNQLNKKGLNPYQLLQRLKKHPKVVSLIDGAKTIQYQSHIIPKGGYKSIPEFYNNGILITGDAGMLISGRHGTDIAMLSGKYAAETVIQAKTKGDFTKKILAGYELKLKNSFFMKNMKDNQKRGSYYKNHPDSDYLISQFINKAAYKYFREEMENQNKKIEEILTQLKTMQPISKSITDFYQGLWNWRVF, encoded by the coding sequence ATGGGAAATGACCGTTATGATGTAATTATAGTAGGAGCTGGACCAGCTGGTTCATCTGCTGCATATTTTTGTGCAAAAAATAATCTATCTGTTGCTCTAATAGAGCGTGGTGATTTCCCAGGGAGCAAAAATATGTTTGGCGGGGTTATTTATAGTAAACCAACCTCAATTATAATCCCTGGTTTTTGGGAAAAAGCACCCCTTGAAAGGGCAGTTACCAGATATATATTATGGCTGATGGAAACAGATTCAGTTGTCGAAATGGGATTTACTGGTTTTAATTTTGCTAAACCACCATATAATACCTTTACTGTTATCCGGTCTCGTTTTGACCGTTGGTTTGCCGAGCAAGCCGTTACAGCTGGCAGCCACTTGATGACTTCTACCCTGGTTGAAGCTCTAATCTATAAAAAATCAGGTCTGAACCAGAAGCAAGTAACTGGTGTTATCTTGGAAGATGGCAGTAAAATATATGCCGATCTTATTATCCTTGCTGAAGGTGCTATGGCAGACTTAACTCATAAAGCAGGAATGCGTCAAAAAATAACTGCTGATATGCTAACTATTTATGTGAAAGAAATATTATATCTACCTAAAGAAATAATAGAAGCACGCTTTAATTTGGAAAAAAACGAAGGAGCAGTAATTGGTATGATAGGATACCCAACTGCTGGTGCCATAGGTAAAGGAGGAATATGGATAAATAATGATACCATTTCCTTAACAGTAGGAGCTTACCTTAATCAATTAAATAAAAAGGGATTAAACCCATATCAACTCCTACAAAGATTAAAAAAACACCCTAAAGTAGTAAGTCTTATAGATGGTGCTAAAACTATTCAATACCAATCACATATTATTCCTAAAGGAGGATATAAAAGCATACCAGAATTCTATAATAATGGTATCTTAATAACTGGTGATGCAGGAATGTTAATCAGTGGTAGACATGGAACAGATATAGCTATGTTATCTGGCAAATATGCTGCTGAAACTGTTATACAAGCCAAAACTAAGGGTGATTTTACTAAAAAAATATTAGCAGGGTATGAACTTAAATTAAAAAATAGTTTTTTCATGAAAAATATGAAGGATAATCAAAAAAGAGGTAGTTACTATAAAAATCACCCTGATTCAGACTATTTAATTAGCCAATTTATTAATAAAGCAGCTTATAAATATTTTAGAGAAGAAATGGAAAACCAGAATAAAAAAATAGAGGAAATTCTCACTCAATTAAAAACCATGCAGCCGATTTCTAAATCTATTACTGATTTCTACCAAGGTCTTTGGAACTGGAGGGTATTTTAA
- a CDS encoding peptidylprolyl isomerase — MRFKKFKGIGLFLLVLVLITIPVMAAQEDESQEEKQEVIAAIVNGEELTVNQLDSFINLGKFAQQLYQTDQDLMKIIFTTEVGQDVLNEYRKVKLEGFINAVLLDQEIKNRNIVLTDEEKDEIFNNQIAGLKENEGATDEEILDSIKQMGLNSMEEYKEFLFERLGDQLLLAKLQKEILDTASVTDEEIENYYNDNIDSMEQVEQIKTSHILLENEEMANQVLNQINNGADFAEMAREYSVDNSAKNGGNLGYIKKGDKNWDQDFTEAAFALDENEVSDVVKTQFGYHIIKVFDHVEEKTYQLEEVKDEIEGELLNNKRQEIWNQFILDLHENAEIERKL, encoded by the coding sequence ATGAGGTTTAAAAAGTTTAAAGGTATAGGATTATTTCTTCTTGTTTTAGTATTAATTACTATACCTGTCATGGCTGCTCAGGAGGATGAAAGTCAAGAAGAAAAGCAGGAAGTAATTGCTGCTATAGTAAATGGTGAGGAATTAACAGTTAATCAATTGGATTCATTTATTAATCTTGGGAAATTTGCGCAGCAATTATATCAAACTGATCAGGATCTTATGAAAATTATATTTACAACAGAAGTTGGACAGGATGTATTAAATGAATATAGAAAAGTCAAATTAGAGGGTTTTATTAATGCGGTTTTACTTGATCAGGAAATTAAGAATAGAAATATAGTTCTTACAGATGAAGAAAAAGATGAGATATTTAATAATCAGATTGCTGGTTTAAAAGAAAATGAAGGTGCAACTGATGAAGAGATACTTGATAGTATAAAACAGATGGGCCTTAATAGTATGGAAGAATATAAGGAATTTTTATTTGAACGGTTAGGAGATCAACTCCTACTAGCTAAACTACAAAAAGAAATATTGGATACGGCATCTGTTACCGATGAAGAGATTGAGAATTATTATAATGATAATATAGACAGTATGGAACAGGTTGAACAGATTAAAACAAGCCATATCTTACTGGAAAACGAAGAAATGGCCAATCAGGTGCTCAACCAAATAAATAATGGGGCTGATTTTGCAGAAATGGCTAGGGAGTATTCTGTTGATAATTCTGCTAAAAATGGTGGCAACTTAGGTTATATTAAAAAAGGTGATAAAAACTGGGATCAGGATTTTACTGAGGCAGCTTTTGCTCTTGATGAAAATGAAGTCAGTGATGTAGTGAAGACACAATTTGGTTACCACATTATAAAGGTTTTTGACCATGTTGAGGAAAAGACATACCAACTTGAAGAAGTTAAGGATGAAATTGAGGGAGAATTGTTAAATAATAAAAGGCAGGAAATATGGAATCAATTTATACTGGATCTACATGAAAACGCTGAAATTGAAAGAAAGCTCTAA